From the genome of Cervus elaphus chromosome 7, mCerEla1.1, whole genome shotgun sequence:
agtttattgtgattcacacagtcaaaggctttggcgtagtcaataaagcacaagtagatgtttttctggaactctcttgctttttcgatgatccagcggatgttggcaatttgatctctagttcttctgccttttctaaaaccagcttgaacatctggaagttcacggctcatgtattgctgaagcctggcttggagaattttaagcattactttactagcgtgtgagatgagtgcaattctgcggtagtttgagcattctttggcattgcttttctttgggattgggatgaaaactgaccttttccagtcctgtggccactgctgagttttccatatttgttggcatattgagtgcagcactttcacagcatcatctttcaggatttgaaatagctcagctggaattccatcacctccattagctttgttggtagtgatgcttcctaaggcccacttgacttcacattccacgatgtatggctctaggtgagtgattgcaccatcgtgattatctgggtcgtgaagatcttttttgtatagttcttctgtgtattcttgctacctcttcttaatatcttctgcttctgttaggtccctaacatttctgtcctttatccagcccatctttgcatgaaatgttcccttggtatctctaattttcttgaagagatctctagtctttcccattctattgttttcctctttttctttgcattgatcgctgaggaaggctttcttatctctccttgctattcttttacGTTACGGCGTTTTATGATCAAATCCTATGCCAAAGCCCATGATCTACAAGCAACATGGGCGTCGGTTTAAATTAAATAAGACTTGAATCCAGAAGTATTGAATACAACCAACAGGCACCGTGATATCCATTCTGCACCTCCGCCCTCATCGCTTACCTGAAGGAATGTAAGGACCCGCTTCTCCATCAAGCCCTGTCCCACCCAATCTCTTGCATGACCCCGCCCACAAGCCTATTTCTTTGTAGCCCCGCCCCAACTCTGGCCCCGCCCCGTCAGCAGACCGGCAGTGGGCCTTCGTAGATCCCCCTGCTCGGTTCCTGCTTCCGGCCCGGCGCAtcccggccccgccccttccGGCTttcccccgcgccccgcccctaGCCGCACCTCCCGCTTCCTTCCTTTGCTTACCGCTGGAGTCCCGCGCGCTGGCCGGGCGTCGACTAGCGCTGAGGAGGGAATTTGGCTGGAGCGGCGCTGTCCTCAGCCTCCCTTTCCCCAGGCCCCGGAGCTGAGGTCCGAAGCCGGAGCGCGGGGCGGCGCGACTCCCCGATCCCGGCCATGGAGGCCTTGGAGGCTGAGCCTGCTCGGGCCGAGGACGCAGAGCCGGCGGCGCCCTGGGCTCGGCTGGAGGCCCCCGGCCGCCTCCTGCTGCAGGCGCTGCAGGCCGGGCCCGACGGGGCGCGGCGTGGTCTGGGGGTGCTGCGGACACTGAGCGGCCGCGGCGGGGAGCCCTTTGCCTGGGGCGGCGTCCTCGAGGCGCTGTGCCGGGAGGAGCCCGTCGTGGAGGGCCCGGACTGTCGCCTGGAGCTGTAAGTTCCTCTGCGTTCCTCCAGTCCTGTCGGTGCCCTCATCCTCTAGGGTCGTGTGAAGCAGGAGCTGGCGCTACCCGCTGCTCTAGATGTGTTTTtaaccaaccccccccccccacacacacacacaaataaataaaaggtttctTTCCTGCCTCACATATCccaagtgtctgtgtgtgtgatgacaaATAGCAGTCACGTACTGAGAGGTGCAGAAGCGTGAAGGGTGGTGACCCTGTGAGTTGCAGGGACTGCGGAGGGGAGCACAGGGCTGCAGACTAAGCATTACTCAGCGTTCTGGAGTATCATTTGTACATAAAATTTCAGAGagtactttttgtttgtttgtttacataaAACAGGCATGGATCTATtacagggttcagttcagttcagtcacagtgggtccgaccctttgcgaccccatggactgcagcacgccaggcctccctgtccatcaccaactcccagagtttactcagactcatgtccattgatttggtgatgccacccaaccctctcattctctgtcgtccccttctcccgccttcaatctttcccaacatcagggtcttttcaaatgagtcaattcttcgcatcagctggccaaagtattggagtttcagcttcagcgtcagtccttccaatgaatgttcagaactgatttcctttaggattgactggttagatctacttgcagtccagggaactctcaagagtctttccaacaccacagttcaaaagcatcaattcttccgcgctcagctttctttatagtccagctctcacataactttgactagatggacttttgttggcatagtaatgtctgtgttttttaatatgctgtctaggttggtcacagcttttcttccaaggatcaagcatcttaattttatggctgtaaatcaccatctgcagtgattttggagcccaagaaaataaagtctgtcactgtttccattttttccccatctatttgccatgaagtgatggattaCAGGGTAGGTTCCAATTTTTGAGCTGAAATAGGAGATGTCAAAGAGCAGGGCCTAGTGTAGTGTAGAATAGATGCTCACTTGTTGAGTGATTTCCATGTTGTCTCCACTTCCATCCACACTGACTCTCAGGTGCTGCCTTCCAGCGCTCCCCACCCACTTCTGTCCAGTGCCATCTAGCCTCTGACTCTATCCAGCCTGCCCTGGGTTCCTTTCAGCGAGATGCTCCTAACCGTGCCCTCCCTCTGCCACCCAGGAAACCACTGCTGCTGCGATTGCCCCCGTTATGCCGGAGAAACCTAATGTCCCTGCTCATGGCTGTTTGGCCATCGCTGCCCGAAAGCAGGCTCCTCCCTGTGCTGCAGCTTGCAAGGCAGGATTCAAGCCCTGACCCTGATCCCTGGCTCCGGGCCCTTGGAGAATTTCTGCGAAGGGATCTGAGTGCTGGCGTCTCCACTGATGGAGCGTCCCTGCTGTCCAAAAGGTGCCAGAGACAGCTCCAAGGCCTGTGTAGGCGGCTGGGCCAAGGGGGCAGGAAGTTGAAGTTGCCCCCGGTTCCAGATGCTGAAGGGGAAAGAGCGCAGGAGGAGGACAAGGACTCCCAGCAGCCTGGGAAACGCAGGAAGGAGCCAGAGGAAGATCCTATCAGTCCTGAGGGGGAGAGGGCCCCCAAAAGGCTCCGGTgtttggaaaaggaagaagaggaagaagaaggtcatgaggagaagagaCCTGAACATGAATCTTCGGAATCCCTGGCTGATGGAGGAGATGCATCATCCATTACAAACCAGCCTGTCATGGGACCTGAGCCCAGTGAGGCTGGTCAGAGTCTAAAGGAAGCTAAGGGCCTACCTGAGGGTTTGGAGTTGCCCAAAGTTATCCAGGTACTAGGGTGAGGCGGCTGCTTTGGAGTGATCTTTTGGAGTGGAGGGTTCATACAGGGCAGAAGCTGGTTGGGACACTGTCCCCTTCGGAATGACTGTAGtctgtggagaaaggggaaggaggtggggttgAAGGAATGTAGTTTCTGCTCCATAAGCTTCTGAGAAGAGGGTAGGGAAGGGAGGGACTGGAGGTGGGACCCCTTGATCTAATGATCAGTATTGTGAGGTCAGGGGTGCCGGGGAAGAGGAAAGGCTCTGGATCTACCCCTGCCGCCCCATCTTATGGGAAATGGGGGGATCGTCCCTGCATCCAGCTTGACcacccagcccagggcctggtCTAGCCCCATCAGGATGGATGCAAAGAAGTCAAGTCTATTCAGTTGGATTTACAGGGGCCCTTGTCTAGTTTGAGTTCTGAAGCACTTTGTAAAGTTTAGCCTTCAAGTTCTGGCTCTCTTGAGTCATCTTTGCCCACTAGCTCCCACTGACCCTGGGCCTTCTAGCAGAGGGGGCTGGGACCCGGCTGGGGCCGTGGCCATGACTGGGGACCGTTCTGCATGGGTGGGGGCTTGGCAGTGACCGGGCTCTCCTCGGCAGGACCAGGTTCCCAGGCTGCAGCAGCTGCTCAAGACCCTCAGGAAGGTGACTTGCCCTACCCTACTCCCCACAGTCCTTCTTCCACCCCTTCCTGGACCCCAGTGgggcccagggaagccccagtgcagCGAGGCACAGCTGTTCGGTGGGGGTGGCAGGTGGGAAGTGAAGGTCTAACCATCCGTGTGAAGGCTTTTCTTGGCCCACATATGTTGTTCTGACCCCTGGCAAGTAGGTCTCCTCCAGTAGCACCTTCTGGGGTCCTCACCCACCCACTCTGCCAATTGACTTGTCACTGAGGGCTCTGCCAGCCCTAACATGGCATTCACCCTCTCAGGGGTTGGAAGGACTGGAGGGCACCCCACCAGTTGAGCTGCAGCTTCTCCAAGAGTGCAGTCCTGGCCAGGTGAGTCCAGAaagcctgcctggcccccaggacacGGTCCCTGTCTCCATTTAAATTTCTGTTCCCCTGCCTCATGTGGGAATTTGGGGAGGGGGTTTGGTTGGGTTTTTTGTTCTCTCAGGGGCAGGGGTCACCCGCAGTGGTTTCTTTTAGCCCTTGGTTCCCATAGGGCGGCTCTCCTGTCTCACCTTACCCTGGGGTGTCCTGGCCCCGCCCGTTCTGCCTGGTTGGCTTGAGACAGTCCAGCCAAGACAGGCTGAGTGTCCCGGGACCCTCCCCCGTCCTTGGCAGGTggacctactgtgtgcccagCTGCAGCTCCCGCAGCTCCTGGACACAGGTCTCCTCCAGCTCTGCACCTGGCTGCTGGCCCTGTCACCAGACCTCAGCCTGGGCAATGCCACTGTGCTGACCAGGAGCCTCTTCCTTGGACGCGTAGGTGCTCTGGGATGCACATGAAGGGTCTGGGActgggggggcggcggggagagAGTCTGAGCCCTCAGCAGGATGCCAGAGGGGGTTCCCAGCCTTGCACACATCTGGCTTGTCCCAGGTCCTGGGGGCAAGGGAAGGGCATAGACCCCTAGGCCATCTACCTACGGGGCATCTGACTCATCCCTCTTGGGCCCCAGATCCTTACAGAAGCTGAAGGGATATGGGAGCTGGGGAAGGGAGCTATTTGTCCTTTCCAGTGGGTGGATCCGTGTGGGTCCTGGATAAAAGAACTTTTTTGTCACTGTAAT
Proteins encoded in this window:
- the FANCE gene encoding Fanconi anemia group E protein isoform X1; amino-acid sequence: MEALEAEPARAEDAEPAAPWARLEAPGRLLLQALQAGPDGARRGLGVLRTLSGRGGEPFAWGGVLEALCREEPVVEGPDCRLELKPLLLRLPPLCRRNLMSLLMAVWPSLPESRLLPVLQLARQDSSPDPDPWLRALGEFLRRDLSAGVSTDGASLLSKRCQRQLQGLCRRLGQGGRKLKLPPVPDAEGERAQEEDKDSQQPGKRRKEPEEDPISPEGERAPKRLRCLEKEEEEEEGHEEKRPEHESSESLADGGDASSITNQPVMGPEPSEAGQSLKEAKGLPEGLELPKVIQDQVPRLQQLLKTLRKGLEGLEGTPPVELQLLQECSPGQVDLLCAQLQLPQLLDTGLLQLCTWLLALSPDLSLGNATVLTRSLFLGRILSLTSSASRLLTTALTSFCTKYPYAVCRALLGPVLQAPGIGPAQTELLCCLTKDKALAPDVQVLMLGQISELPWKEETFLVLQSLLERQVEMPPEKFSVLMEKLCKEGPAATTSMAYAKLLLTVMTKYQANITEPQKLGLAAAVELNTTFLRKSLQAALRHLTP
- the FANCE gene encoding Fanconi anemia group E protein isoform X3, whose product is MEALEAEPARAEDAEPAAPWARLEAPGRLLLQALQAGPDGARRGLGVLRTLSGRGGEPFAWGGVLEALCREEPVVEGPDCRLELKPLLLRLPPLCRRNLMSLLMAVWPSLPESRLLPVLQLARQDSSPDPDPWLRALGEFLRRDLSAGVSTDGASLLSKRCQRQLQGLCRRLGQGGRKLKLPPVPDAEGERAQEEDKDSQQPGKRRKEPEEDPISPEGERAPKRLRCLEKEEEEEEGHEEKRPEHESSESLADGGDASSITNQPVMGPEPSEAGQSLKEAKGLPEGLELPKVIQDQVPRLQQLLKTLRKGLEGLEGTPPVELQLLQECSPGQILSLTSSASRLLTTALTSFCTKYPYAVCRALLGPVLQAPGIGPAQTELLCCLTKDKALAPDVQVLMLGQISELPWKEETFLVLQSLLERQVEMPPEKFSVLMEKLCKEGPAATTSMAYAKLLLTVMTKYQANITEPQKLGLAAAVELNTTFLRKSLQAALRHLTP
- the FANCE gene encoding Fanconi anemia group E protein isoform X4, yielding MEALEAEPARAEDAEPAAPWARLEAPGRLLLQALQAGPDGARRGLGVLRTLSGRGGEPFAWGGVLEALCREEPVVEGPDCRLELKPLLLRLPPLCRRNLMSLLMAVWPSLPESRLLPVLQLARQDSSPDPDPWLRALGEFLRRDLSAGVSTDGASLLSKRCQRQLQGLCRRLGQGGRKLKLPPVPDAEGERAQEEDKDSQQPGKRRKEPEEDPISPEGERAPKRLRCLEKEEEEEEGHEEKRPEHESSESLADGGDASSITNQPVMGPEPSEAGQSLKEAKGLPEGLELPKVIQDQVPRLQQLLKTLRKGLEGLEGTPPVELQLLQECSPGQVDLLCAQLQLPQLLDTGLLQLCTWLLALSPDLSLGNATVLTRSLFLGRILSLTSSASRLLTTALTSFCTKYPYAVCRALLGPVLQAPGIGPAQTELLCCLTKDKALAPDVQVLMLGEPSYLSAKATTVSSQGSGAMVFPALQQRLLPGRQHQGP
- the FANCE gene encoding Fanconi anemia group E protein isoform X2, whose translation is MEALEAEPARAEDAEPAAPWARLEAPGRLLLQALQAGPDGARRGLGVLRTLSGRGGEPFAWGGVLEALCREEPVVEGPDCRLELKPLLLRLPPLCRRNLMSLLMAVWPSLPESRLLPVLQLARQDSSPDPDPWLRALGEFLRRDLSAGVSTDGASLLSKRCQRQLQGLCRRLGQGGRKLKLPPVPDAEGERAQEEDKDSQQPGKRRKEPEEDPISPEGERAPKRLRCLEKEEEEEEGHEEKRPEHESSESLADGGDASSITNQPVMGPEPSEAGQSLKEAKGLPEGLELPKVIQGLEGLEGTPPVELQLLQECSPGQVDLLCAQLQLPQLLDTGLLQLCTWLLALSPDLSLGNATVLTRSLFLGRILSLTSSASRLLTTALTSFCTKYPYAVCRALLGPVLQAPGIGPAQTELLCCLTKDKALAPDVQVLMLGQISELPWKEETFLVLQSLLERQVEMPPEKFSVLMEKLCKEGPAATTSMAYAKLLLTVMTKYQANITEPQKLGLAAAVELNTTFLRKSLQAALRHLTP
- the FANCE gene encoding Fanconi anemia group E protein isoform X5; the encoded protein is MEALEAEPARAEDAEPAAPWARLEAPGRLLLQALQAGPDGARRGLGVLRTLSGRGGEPFAWGGVLEALCREEPVVEGPDCRLELKPLLLRLPPLCRRNLMSLLMAVWPSLPESRLLPVLQLARQDSSPDPDPWLRALGEFLRRDLSAGVSTDGASLLSKRCQRQLQGLCRRLGQGGRKLKLPPVPDAEGERAQEEDKDSQQPGKRRKEPEEDPISPEGERAPKRLRCLEKEEEEEEGHEEKRPEHESSESLADGGDASSITNQPVMGPEPSEAGQSLKEAKGLPEGLELPKVIQGLEGLEGTPPVELQLLQECSPGQILSLTSSASRLLTTALTSFCTKYPYAVCRALLGPVLQAPGIGPAQTELLCCLTKDKALAPDVQVLMLGQISELPWKEETFLVLQSLLERQVEMPPEKFSVLMEKLCKEGPAATTSMAYAKLLLTVMTKYQANITEPQKLGLAAAVELNTTFLRKSLQAALRHLTP